A part of Kitasatospora acidiphila genomic DNA contains:
- a CDS encoding TetR/AcrR family transcriptional regulator: MARPPRFDSDQLLDAAVRLACGSGPAAVTMSAVAEAAGAPSGSVYYRFPGRSALLAELWLRTVDRFQRGYLAAFGRVLGEDLDPVLLATIADARQTAREAARQVVEWSRSHPDEAALLLYGPDDFGRADWSQEHRLRADRGNQRVHSALAALAALLSAGEPAKDPQAVERVVLALIELPLSLVRRHLRAGAQLPEHAERLAEECADDLLARLTPRRP; the protein is encoded by the coding sequence ATGGCGAGACCACCCCGCTTCGACTCCGATCAGCTCCTCGACGCTGCGGTCCGGCTGGCCTGCGGGTCAGGCCCGGCCGCGGTGACCATGTCCGCGGTCGCGGAAGCGGCCGGAGCCCCGAGCGGCTCGGTGTACTACCGCTTCCCGGGGCGGAGCGCTCTGCTCGCCGAGTTGTGGCTGCGGACCGTCGACCGGTTCCAGCGGGGTTACCTCGCGGCCTTCGGCAGGGTTCTCGGCGAGGACCTCGATCCCGTGCTGCTCGCCACGATCGCCGACGCGCGGCAGACGGCACGGGAAGCGGCCCGCCAGGTGGTTGAGTGGAGCCGCTCCCACCCGGACGAGGCGGCTCTACTCCTCTACGGCCCTGATGACTTCGGGCGCGCGGACTGGTCGCAGGAGCACCGGCTGCGCGCGGATCGCGGCAACCAGCGCGTGCACAGCGCGCTCGCTGCACTCGCCGCACTGCTGAGCGCCGGGGAGCCGGCCAAGGACCCCCAGGCCGTCGAACGAGTGGTGCTTGCCCTGATCGAGCTGCCGCTCTCGCTGGTCCGACGCCACCTGCGTGCCGGCGCGCAACTCCCCGAACACGCCGAGAGGCTCGCCGAGGAATGCGCCGACGACCTCCTCGCCCGGCTCACCCCGCGCCGTCCGTAA
- a CDS encoding ABC transporter permease — MTSQIGQGAGAGAVRAMLRAILPPVVPGVLLLAGWIAAVDSGSVSPFFLPHPADLAREFVSALRDGGLLDATGTTLYESFCGTALGLVVAVPLGYLLARSRLAARALQPYLAATQAVPAVALAPLLALWLGYGVEPVIVLCALMVFFPILVNTTLGVRTVDREVMAAALVDGVGRWGMMRYIEFPLALPSVLAGIRTGLTLSVTGAVVGEFVMGGDGLGELLAVQRNGSDTVGMFSTLLMLSLLAVGLFAAMRLIETRLER, encoded by the coding sequence ATGACAAGTCAGATCGGCCAGGGAGCCGGGGCGGGAGCCGTCCGAGCCATGCTCAGGGCGATACTGCCGCCGGTCGTTCCCGGTGTACTGCTGCTCGCCGGCTGGATCGCGGCGGTCGACAGCGGCAGCGTGTCGCCCTTCTTCCTCCCCCATCCAGCTGACCTCGCACGGGAGTTCGTCTCCGCGCTGCGGGATGGCGGGTTGCTCGACGCCACCGGCACCACGCTCTACGAGAGCTTCTGCGGCACCGCCTTGGGCCTGGTCGTCGCGGTGCCGCTCGGCTACCTGCTCGCCCGCAGTCGCCTTGCGGCCCGCGCCCTGCAGCCCTACCTGGCCGCGACCCAGGCGGTGCCGGCGGTGGCGCTCGCGCCGCTGCTCGCCCTCTGGCTCGGATACGGCGTCGAACCGGTGATCGTGCTGTGCGCACTGATGGTGTTCTTCCCCATCCTGGTCAACACGACGCTCGGCGTCCGCACCGTGGACCGGGAGGTGATGGCCGCCGCCCTGGTCGACGGGGTCGGCAGGTGGGGGATGATGCGCTACATCGAGTTCCCGCTCGCACTGCCGAGCGTGCTCGCCGGGATCCGGACCGGCCTGACCCTGTCGGTCACCGGCGCGGTGGTCGGCGAGTTCGTGATGGGCGGTGATGGTCTCGGCGAGCTGCTCGCCGTCCAGCGCAACGGCTCGGACACCGTCGGGATGTTCTCCACCCTGCTGATGCTGTCCCTGCTGGCGGTCGGCCTGTTCGCGGCGATGCGGCTGATCGAGACGCGACTCGAGCGCTGA
- the ribB gene encoding 3,4-dihydroxy-2-butanone-4-phosphate synthase — MATAVHPATDRLQRVEQAIEAFRRGAFVIVFDDESRENEGDLMVAAEYTDEAAMAYLLDHTSGVVCAALPYQRCADLDLPQMVDDNSGLHGTAFTMSVDLIAGGTTGIPADERARTLQALADPGARAEDFARPGHIFPIRAARGGVLERDGHTEAAVDLSLLAGLSGVTTICEVVRPDWAMARLGDLRELAEREGLPLISVGDVAAYRRAHASAPQPS, encoded by the coding sequence ATGGCAACCGCAGTTCACCCCGCGACCGACCGTCTGCAGCGCGTCGAGCAGGCGATCGAGGCCTTCCGTCGCGGGGCCTTCGTCATCGTCTTCGACGACGAGTCCCGCGAGAACGAAGGCGACCTCATGGTGGCCGCCGAGTACACCGATGAGGCCGCGATGGCCTACCTGCTCGACCACACCTCGGGGGTGGTCTGCGCGGCGCTGCCGTACCAGCGCTGCGCCGACCTCGACCTGCCGCAGATGGTCGACGACAACTCCGGGCTGCACGGCACCGCCTTCACCATGTCCGTGGACCTGATCGCCGGTGGTACCACGGGCATTCCCGCCGACGAGCGCGCCCGGACGCTGCAGGCGCTCGCCGACCCGGGCGCACGGGCGGAGGACTTCGCGCGCCCCGGTCACATCTTCCCGATCCGAGCCGCGCGCGGCGGGGTGCTGGAACGCGACGGCCACACCGAGGCCGCCGTGGACCTCTCACTGCTCGCCGGGCTGTCCGGGGTGACCACGATCTGCGAGGTCGTCCGGCCGGACTGGGCCATGGCCCGCCTCGGCGACCTGCGGGAGCTGGCCGAGCGCGAAGGGCTGCCCCTCATCTCGGTGGGCGACGTCGCCGCCTACCGCCGCGCGCACGCCTCCGCGCCGCAGCCGTCCTGA
- a CDS encoding ABC transporter substrate-binding protein → MSALTVLGAAAMAGCGSNASSADRAGGHALTVGLTYVPNIQFAPFYVAESLGYYKDVGLKVNLHHHSFTDAEFGALAAGQEDVVFAGGDEMLQARSQSVPVVDVATLYNRYPVTVMVRADSPVKAAADLKGHTIGTPGPYGETYFALLALLQSAGLSTSDVRVQNIGFTQQAALTGNKVDAVTGYLNNDAVEFAQAGTAVRTIQPTGAATTLPLVAAGLGASQKTAESRQADLKSFIGATLKAVQYTVDHPEEAVDLSKKFVPGLDDPKKRSDALAVLKATVPLLQSSGTQPGYNDPAAWKQMEEFMRSHDLLSKPVTVDQAFSNSLLP, encoded by the coding sequence TTGAGCGCCCTCACCGTGCTCGGCGCCGCCGCCATGGCAGGCTGCGGCAGCAACGCGAGCTCCGCCGACCGCGCCGGCGGCCACGCCCTGACCGTCGGCCTCACTTACGTGCCCAACATCCAGTTCGCCCCCTTCTACGTCGCCGAGTCCCTCGGGTACTACAAGGACGTGGGCCTGAAGGTGAACCTCCACCACCACAGCTTCACCGACGCCGAATTCGGCGCGCTGGCCGCCGGCCAGGAGGACGTCGTCTTCGCCGGCGGCGACGAGATGCTCCAGGCGCGCTCCCAGTCCGTGCCGGTGGTGGACGTCGCCACCCTCTACAACCGGTACCCGGTGACCGTCATGGTGCGGGCCGACTCGCCGGTCAAGGCGGCCGCCGACCTCAAGGGCCACACCATCGGCACTCCGGGACCATACGGCGAGACGTACTTCGCGCTGCTCGCGCTGCTGCAGAGCGCCGGCCTGTCCACCTCCGACGTCCGGGTGCAGAACATCGGCTTCACCCAGCAGGCGGCCCTCACCGGCAACAAGGTCGATGCCGTCACCGGCTACCTCAACAACGACGCCGTCGAGTTCGCCCAGGCGGGAACAGCCGTCCGCACGATCCAGCCGACGGGGGCGGCAACCACGCTGCCGCTGGTCGCCGCCGGCCTCGGGGCTTCCCAGAAGACGGCCGAGAGTCGACAGGCCGACCTGAAATCCTTCATCGGGGCCACCCTCAAGGCCGTCCAGTACACCGTCGACCACCCCGAGGAAGCGGTGGACCTGAGCAAGAAGTTCGTCCCCGGGCTGGATGACCCCAAGAAGCGGTCCGACGCCCTGGCCGTGCTGAAGGCGACCGTTCCTCTCCTGCAGTCCTCCGGAACCCAGCCCGGGTACAACGATCCGGCCGCCTGGAAGCAGATGGAGGAGTTCATGCGCTCCCACGACCTGCTGTCCAAACCGGTCACCGTGGACCAGGCGTTCAGCAACTCCCTGCTGCCGTGA
- a CDS encoding CoA transferase, whose product MPDTPRPEAEPEFDLIAHLDDVLDGIGLSRDDAVAAVEVTGEDPIMKSVARLGASIGVPLLAVGTGVATIAKQRGGESQTLALDLNKAVHSLSPFMTGWTKLNGYLPNLGEVTLTEGGSEVMMGERLISPLMFDMYQARGGRWVVPTCPFPHQRDAFLQLLGVPHDKAAVTAAIAGWDAFELEEACAEKNIALCVVRTEEEFRAHPQGRAVLTEPLITIEKIADSDPEPFTLADVPLAGLRVLQDTKVIAGMVVGRTLAEHGADVLHVNGPHEYEQDINWAEVGLGMRSARVDIKEPAGAEVFRRHLGEADVFIENRRGSAMERAGFGPKDAAALRPGVVYCSLNAYGHTGPWAERAGFDQEGLAFTGYMVKEGSEEQPQFPPTGILNDFIMGYFAAAGVLAALVRRATEGGSYHVKLSLARTSAWYPTLGLLDKESIDFDGAPHRLAAPELMTADTPLGELVHLAPPVQYSRTPSSYPEPVLIPRGSSKPEWLPR is encoded by the coding sequence ATGCCCGACACACCCCGGCCCGAGGCCGAGCCCGAGTTCGATCTGATCGCCCACCTCGACGACGTCCTGGACGGCATCGGTCTGTCCCGCGACGACGCCGTGGCGGCCGTGGAGGTGACCGGCGAGGACCCGATCATGAAGTCGGTGGCCCGGCTCGGCGCCTCGATCGGCGTTCCGCTGCTCGCCGTCGGCACCGGTGTCGCCACCATCGCCAAGCAGCGTGGCGGCGAGAGCCAGACCCTCGCGCTGGACCTCAACAAGGCCGTGCACAGCCTGAGTCCGTTCATGACCGGCTGGACCAAGCTGAACGGGTACCTGCCCAACCTCGGCGAGGTCACCCTGACCGAGGGCGGCAGCGAGGTGATGATGGGCGAGCGGCTGATCAGCCCGCTGATGTTCGACATGTACCAGGCCCGCGGCGGCCGTTGGGTCGTCCCGACCTGCCCGTTCCCGCACCAGCGCGACGCCTTCCTGCAGTTGCTCGGCGTCCCGCACGACAAGGCCGCCGTCACTGCCGCGATCGCCGGGTGGGACGCCTTCGAGCTGGAGGAGGCGTGCGCCGAGAAGAACATCGCCCTCTGCGTCGTCCGCACCGAGGAGGAGTTCCGGGCCCACCCGCAGGGCCGGGCGGTGCTCACCGAGCCGCTGATCACGATTGAGAAGATCGCCGACTCCGACCCCGAGCCGTTCACCCTGGCCGACGTGCCACTGGCCGGCCTGCGGGTACTCCAGGACACCAAGGTGATCGCGGGCATGGTGGTCGGCCGGACCCTGGCCGAGCACGGCGCGGACGTGCTGCACGTCAACGGTCCGCACGAGTACGAGCAGGACATCAACTGGGCCGAGGTCGGCCTCGGCATGCGCTCGGCCCGGGTCGACATCAAGGAGCCGGCCGGCGCCGAGGTCTTCCGCCGACACCTCGGCGAGGCCGACGTGTTCATCGAGAACCGGCGCGGCTCGGCGATGGAACGGGCCGGCTTCGGGCCGAAGGACGCGGCCGCGCTACGCCCGGGTGTCGTCTACTGCTCGCTCAACGCGTACGGCCACACCGGCCCGTGGGCCGAGCGCGCGGGCTTCGACCAGGAGGGGCTGGCCTTCACCGGCTACATGGTCAAGGAAGGCAGCGAGGAGCAGCCGCAGTTCCCGCCGACCGGCATCCTGAACGACTTCATCATGGGGTACTTCGCCGCCGCCGGTGTCCTCGCCGCGCTGGTCCGGCGGGCCACCGAGGGCGGCAGCTACCACGTCAAGCTCTCGCTCGCCCGCACCTCGGCCTGGTACCCGACGCTGGGCCTGCTCGACAAGGAGTCGATCGACTTCGACGGTGCCCCGCACCGCCTGGCCGCCCCCGAGCTGATGACCGCCGACACACCGCTCGGCGAGCTGGTGCACCTGGCCCCGCCGG